A region from the Alnus glutinosa chromosome 5, dhAlnGlut1.1, whole genome shotgun sequence genome encodes:
- the LOC133868982 gene encoding protein ALP1-like, with translation MDGSNLPFVPAYGNIDDEIDDDIFFLLSAIDSSDDDENTKMPQRNLPLRGGMYITYMLNGHPEPCFQMFRMEPPDFIALCFELRERRLIKSTRNLDVEESVAIFLVLTGHCQGQRIAADRFQHSTETINRHYNKVLKALGHLAKVYIKVRHRTGVHPHVQGNPKYYPWFKDCIGAVDGTHIKAQIPVEHQRLYRGRKNECTHNIMAICDFDMLFTFVYAGWEGSANDGRIFKDAVTTDQGFEWPTNGHYYVADFAYPCTRGFLPPYKGERYHLSHFRNRPLPRGYKELFNFRHSSLRMMIEKCFARLKRRWRILYDMPRYLLTRQPGIIMACCTLHNFIGTRNPNDQIFNGTNAAEPETSEQPYAYGNNDEVGPSHSGQYDFSSAAGIEMTNFREGIAQAMWDNAHGNEDGDN, from the exons ATGGACGGATCTAACCTGCCTTTCGTACCCGCATATGGAAATATAGATGATGAAATTGATGAcgatattttctttttactgaGTGCGATTGACTCATCAGACGACGATGAAAACACCAAAATGCCGCAACGCAACTTGCCATTACGAGGGGGCATGTACATAACATACATGCTGAACGGTCACCCAGAGCCGTGTTTTCAAATGTTTCGTATGGAGCCACCAGATTTTATagctttgtgttttgagttgagGGAGCGCCGACTCATAAAGAGTACAAGGAACCTTGATGTTGAGGAAAGTGTTGCTATATTTCTTGTGCTTACTGGGCACTGCCAAGGGCAGCGGATCGCTGCCGATCGCTTCCAACACTCCACGGAGACAATAAACCGGCATTATAATAAGGTGTTGAAAGCACTGGGCCATCTGGCCAAGGTCTACATCAAAGTGAGACATAGGACTGGGGTGCACCCACATGTACAGGGTAATCCTAAATATTATCCTTGGTTCAAG GATTGTATTGGTGCAGTCGACGGCACACACATAAAGGCCCAAATCCCGGTAGAGCACCAACGCCTCTATCGTGGCCGGAAAAATGAATGCACACATAACATTATGGCAATATGCGATTTTGATATGTTATTCACGTTCGTGTACGCTGGCTGGGAGGGATCCGCGAACGATGGCCGCATTTTCAAGGATGCTGTTACAACTGACCAAGGCTTTGAGTGGCCTACAAATG gGCACTATTATGTGGCTGATTTTGCATACCCATGCACACGAGGTTTCTTGCCTCCGTATAAAGGGGAGAGGTATCATCTCTCCCATTTTCGTAATAGGCCTCTGCCCCGTGGGTACAAGGAACTGTTTAATTTCAGACACTCCTCACTACGAATGATGATTGAGAAGTGCTTTGCTAGATTAAAGAGAAGATGGCGTATTTTGTACGATATGCCTAGGTACTTATTGACACGTCAACCTGGCATTATCATGGCATGCTGTACACTGCACAACTTCATCGGGACACGTAATCCAAATGATCAAATATTCAACGGCACTAATGCAGCAGAACCAGAAACGAGTGAGCAGCCTTATGCATATGGCAACAATGATGAGGTAGGCCCCTCGCATTCAGGACAGTATGACTTCTCATCTGCAGCTGGCATTGAAATGACCAATTTTAGAGAAGGCATTGCACAAGCAATGTGGGATAATGCACATGGAAACGAAGATggagataattaa